In Calothrix sp. PCC 7507, one DNA window encodes the following:
- a CDS encoding transporter substrate-binding domain-containing protein: MKAETHSTEKSGGLRKDTSLFTKRVWKQFFFSSFILYPLSFVRLHVVISTTVFCILCFMGTGLVASAAPMPEIQRGYLTVAVKDNLRPLGFKDASGNLQGLEIDLAKHLAVDLLGKAEAVKLQPVSNRDRLSVVLDHKVDLAIARVTATESRERLVSLSVPYYLDSTVLITQDTSVQQPSDLAKRKIAVLNNSSTIAKLRNFLPTAELAGVNSYAEARERIESHTAAAFAADASVLTGWVQEYPQYRLLPNKLSTEPLSVVMPKGLQYDEFRRKVNEAIARYIAEGWLQERIKYWGLM, translated from the coding sequence ATGAAGGCTGAAACGCACTCCACAGAAAAGTCTGGGGGCTTGAGAAAAGACACCTCGTTGTTCACAAAGCGTGTCTGGAAACAATTCTTTTTTTCATCCTTTATCCTTTATCCTTTATCCTTTGTTCGGTTACATGTGGTGATATCTACCACCGTTTTTTGCATTCTCTGCTTCATGGGGACAGGATTGGTGGCATCAGCTGCCCCAATGCCAGAAATTCAGCGGGGTTATTTGACGGTAGCTGTCAAAGATAACTTACGTCCCTTAGGATTTAAAGATGCTAGTGGTAATTTGCAAGGCTTAGAAATTGATTTGGCGAAGCACTTGGCAGTTGACTTGCTAGGCAAAGCAGAGGCTGTCAAGTTGCAACCAGTATCCAACCGCGATCGCTTGTCTGTAGTTTTAGATCATAAAGTTGATTTAGCGATCGCTAGAGTGACAGCAACAGAGTCACGGGAGCGCCTGGTAAGTCTCAGTGTTCCTTATTATCTTGATAGCACCGTATTAATTACACAAGATACATCTGTGCAGCAGCCGAGTGATTTGGCAAAACGGAAAATCGCTGTACTCAACAATTCCAGCACTATTGCTAAACTGCGAAATTTTTTACCAACAGCTGAATTGGCAGGAGTGAATTCCTATGCAGAGGCGAGAGAGCGCATAGAGAGCCATACAGCAGCAGCTTTTGCCGCAGATGCTAGTGTCTTGACTGGTTGGGTGCAGGAATATCCTCAGTATCGGCTATTGCCCAACAAGCTATCAACGGAACCCTTATCTGTAGTCATGCCCAAGGGATTACAGTACGACGAATTCAGACGCAAGGTGAATGAAGCGATCGCTCGTTATATCGCTGAAGGTTGGCTGCAAGAACGCATTAAATATTGGGGTCTAATGTAG
- a CDS encoding WecB/TagA/CpsF family glycosyltransferase has product MNRQAIIDNYSQASENHYSSQLKTTKKVRILDTSFDALSLAQTVDWVVELIKSGQKGYICTVNVAILMMMRSYPQLRNFVHNAALVVADGQPLVWTSKLLEQQLPERVTGIDLIDAIAARAEKEGLGIYLMGATAPVIAAAAFKMQSKYPRLKICGFDDGYFNEAQSAERAAAISQSGAQILFVGMGVPRQESFLEQNWDELGINLAIPVGGSFDVYAGLRKRAPLWVQQTGLEWLYRLIQEPQRLWKRYLLTNSQFVLEILRSMFTRSHNTTVLSNARERH; this is encoded by the coding sequence ATGAATAGACAAGCAATCATAGATAATTATTCACAAGCATCAGAAAATCACTATAGCAGTCAGTTGAAAACCACAAAAAAGGTGAGGATTTTAGACACGAGCTTTGATGCCTTGAGCCTGGCGCAAACCGTAGACTGGGTAGTGGAGTTGATTAAATCTGGGCAAAAAGGATATATCTGTACTGTGAACGTCGCTATCTTAATGATGATGCGTTCCTATCCACAGCTACGGAATTTTGTACACAACGCTGCCTTAGTAGTAGCAGATGGTCAGCCTTTAGTCTGGACTTCAAAATTGCTGGAACAGCAGTTACCAGAACGTGTCACAGGAATTGACCTGATCGATGCGATCGCTGCTAGAGCAGAAAAAGAAGGTCTAGGAATCTATCTGATGGGAGCAACTGCTCCAGTAATTGCAGCTGCAGCCTTCAAAATGCAGTCTAAATATCCCAGGCTCAAGATTTGCGGTTTTGATGACGGTTACTTTAACGAAGCTCAGTCAGCCGAACGAGCAGCCGCAATTTCTCAAAGTGGCGCACAAATTCTGTTCGTGGGTATGGGTGTACCCAGACAAGAATCATTCCTAGAACAAAATTGGGACGAATTGGGAATAAATTTGGCAATTCCCGTTGGTGGGAGCTTTGATGTTTACGCCGGACTTAGAAAGCGCGCTCCTTTGTGGGTGCAACAAACTGGACTAGAGTGGCTTTATCGCTTAATCCAGGAACCACAAAGACTTTGGAAGCGTTATTTACTTACCAATTCGCAGTTTGTATTAGAAATACTGCGATCTATGTTTACTCGCAGTCACAATACCACGGTATTGTCTAATGCTAGGGAGAGACACTAA
- a CDS encoding transposase codes for MLTLSHYRFKQFLKHKVFETGKVVMDVNEAYTSKTVSWTGEIIHKLGGAKFVKSPSDGRVMPRDLNGARGIFLRALVDTPSLKECIC; via the coding sequence ATGTTAACACTTTCTCACTACCGTTTTAAGCAGTTTCTTAAACACAAAGTTTTTGAAACTGGCAAGGTAGTAATGGATGTCAACGAGGCATATACATCAAAAACAGTCAGTTGGACTGGCGAAATAATCCACAAACTTGGTGGTGCTAAATTCGTCAAGTCTCCATCTGACGGGCGGGTGATGCCGAGGGATCTAAATGGTGCGCGAGGGATTTTCCTTCGTGCATTGGTTGATACGCCCTCTCTTAAAGAGTGTATTTGTTAA
- a CDS encoding recombinase family protein has translation MAYVPLREAVKKLGLHPNTLRKYADNGKIQSIKNEAGQRLFDVESYFRGAVRTSLICYCRVSSTKQRDDLGRQIAYMQSLYPDAEIRRSLRR, from the coding sequence ATGGCTTACGTACCACTACGAGAGGCAGTTAAAAAACTCGGACTGCACCCAAACACACTAAGGAAGTATGCAGACAATGGGAAAATCCAAAGCATCAAAAACGAAGCAGGGCAAAGACTCTTTGATGTCGAGTCCTATTTTCGCGGTGCAGTTAGAACTTCCCTTATTTGCTACTGCCGAGTCAGTTCAACCAAACAGCGAGACGACCTTGGTAGACAAATTGCTTATATGCAGTCACTCTACCCAGATGCCGAAATCAGACGCTCCTTACGTCGCTAA
- a CDS encoding tetratricopeptide repeat protein, which translates to MDNNLAIVYLSVLVGLLTFTVVSVFRQIFKTRKLESSLSRLRDKLSKDKGTTQEYYELASIYSEKKLYSQAIALFQKALKAADEEGEENISPIYNGLGYAYFTQEQYDLAIRQYKEAIKYKPDYVTALNNLGHAYERKKLTVQALQSYEEVLKFQPNNTTAKRRAESLRRLVSA; encoded by the coding sequence ATGGATAATAATCTAGCGATCGTTTATCTCTCAGTTTTGGTAGGCCTACTCACATTTACAGTTGTGAGTGTTTTTCGCCAAATTTTCAAAACTCGCAAACTTGAAAGTTCTTTGTCACGCTTGCGAGACAAGTTGAGTAAAGACAAAGGCACGACTCAAGAGTATTATGAGTTGGCCAGTATTTATTCAGAAAAAAAATTATATTCACAAGCGATCGCACTTTTTCAAAAAGCCCTGAAAGCCGCTGATGAAGAAGGAGAAGAAAACATCTCTCCTATTTACAATGGCTTAGGCTACGCTTACTTTACCCAAGAACAATATGACTTGGCAATTCGCCAGTATAAGGAAGCTATTAAATATAAACCCGATTATGTCACAGCCTTAAATAATCTCGGTCATGCCTACGAACGGAAAAAATTAACTGTTCAAGCGCTACAAAGTTACGAAGAAGTATTAAAATTTCAGCCAAATAATACAACTGCTAAACGCCGCGCGGAATCTCTAAGGCGCTTGGTTTCGGCGTAA
- a CDS encoding primary-amine oxidase: MIKRLRQFFKIVIFIIVFITFFIGFKGNLSAQYPAILHPLDSLTTAEITTAVAVVKREKKLSEMAVFPLVSLQEPNKNEVLNFTPGKPFQRKAFLVIYERLQNQTYEGIVDLTTKTLSSWQQIPNVQPAIVSSEYELANRAFKADPRWQAAMQKRGITDFNQVQISCWSPGILSKQEVGAGNRLCRGLFYYRGERWNYYGSPIEGVLATVNLNTGKLDSFVDSGIVPFSKKNWNYDIKSLGQLLSLPKTLKILQPNGKSFRIKGHEISWQGWNFRYLMHPRNGLVLYQVSYKDGKNIRPVLYRASLSEMVVPYGDPRPNWAFRNAFDVGEYNFGSLANKMELGKEIPDNGQLLDAVFADGNGEPYLMSGVIGIYERDNGVLWKHYDYNTQRHDVRRSRELVMTMTVAIDNYDYNLNWIFCQDGTLEIQNELTGIILTQGTGAEKQSENDVYGQLIAKNIIGVNHQHFFNYRLDLDVDGQANSVMEMNVNALPIDQKNPLGNAIALQATPLTKETSAVRDLDMKHSREWMIVNTSKKNSLGAAPGYMLMPGNNSIFFPVEESNIRQKASFATHHVWVTKYKPNELYAGGDYPNQTLPGEGLPKYIVDDESLTGQDIVLWYTMGVTHIPRSEDWPVMPTHRVGFKLVPRGFFSRNPSINLPESVPMKGNRQ, translated from the coding sequence ATGATTAAACGACTTAGGCAGTTTTTTAAAATAGTTATTTTCATTATTGTATTCATCACTTTTTTTATTGGATTCAAGGGAAATTTATCTGCTCAATATCCTGCTATTTTGCATCCGTTGGATTCATTAACCACAGCAGAAATTACCACAGCGGTTGCAGTAGTTAAGCGGGAAAAGAAGTTGAGTGAAATGGCAGTTTTTCCGTTGGTTTCTTTACAAGAACCCAATAAAAATGAAGTTCTTAATTTTACACCTGGTAAACCTTTTCAAAGAAAAGCCTTCTTGGTGATTTATGAACGTTTGCAAAACCAAACCTATGAGGGTATCGTTGACCTAACAACTAAAACCTTAAGTTCTTGGCAACAGATACCCAACGTTCAACCAGCAATTGTATCCTCAGAATATGAGCTAGCAAATCGAGCATTTAAAGCCGATCCGCGATGGCAAGCGGCAATGCAAAAGCGGGGAATTACAGATTTCAATCAAGTCCAAATTAGTTGCTGGTCACCAGGAATCCTGAGTAAACAGGAAGTGGGAGCAGGTAATCGTCTTTGTAGGGGCTTATTCTATTACAGGGGCGAACGCTGGAATTATTATGGCAGTCCAATTGAGGGTGTCTTAGCTACTGTTAACTTAAACACGGGTAAACTTGACAGTTTTGTAGATAGTGGCATAGTTCCCTTCTCGAAAAAAAATTGGAACTATGATATCAAGTCCCTCGGTCAATTATTATCATTGCCTAAAACATTAAAAATTCTGCAACCCAATGGTAAAAGTTTCCGCATCAAGGGCCATGAAATCAGTTGGCAAGGTTGGAATTTTCGCTATTTGATGCATCCCCGCAATGGCTTGGTACTGTATCAAGTGTCTTACAAAGATGGGAAAAATATCCGACCAGTGCTATATCGTGCTAGTCTTTCCGAGATGGTAGTACCTTATGGTGATCCTCGTCCTAACTGGGCTTTTAGGAATGCTTTTGATGTTGGAGAATATAACTTTGGTTCTCTCGCTAACAAGATGGAGTTAGGTAAAGAAATTCCCGATAATGGTCAGTTACTCGATGCGGTATTTGCTGATGGGAATGGAGAACCTTATCTCATGTCAGGAGTGATAGGCATCTACGAGCGAGATAATGGCGTACTGTGGAAACACTACGATTACAACACTCAGCGTCATGATGTCCGTCGTAGTCGAGAACTAGTGATGACGATGACTGTGGCAATTGACAACTATGATTATAACCTCAATTGGATCTTTTGCCAGGATGGGACTTTAGAGATCCAAAATGAATTGACGGGTATTATACTCACACAAGGAACTGGTGCCGAGAAACAGTCTGAGAATGATGTTTATGGTCAGCTAATTGCCAAAAACATTATTGGTGTAAATCACCAGCACTTTTTCAACTATCGCCTAGATTTAGATGTAGATGGTCAGGCTAATTCTGTGATGGAAATGAATGTGAACGCCTTACCGATAGATCAGAAAAATCCTCTAGGAAATGCGATCGCTCTCCAAGCAACCCCACTCACAAAAGAAACATCTGCTGTGCGCGATCTAGACATGAAACACAGTCGGGAGTGGATGATTGTCAATACCAGCAAAAAGAATAGTTTAGGGGCTGCACCTGGATATATGCTAATGCCAGGAAACAACTCGATATTTTTCCCTGTAGAAGAATCAAATATCCGTCAAAAGGCTAGCTTTGCAACTCACCATGTTTGGGTGACGAAATATAAACCCAATGAGCTTTATGCTGGTGGAGATTACCCTAACCAAACTCTCCCAGGAGAAGGTTTACCTAAATACATTGTTGATGATGAGTCTTTAACGGGTCAAGATATTGTATTGTGGTACACAATGGGAGTTACCCATATCCCACGATCGGAAGATTGGCCTGTCATGCCAACCCATCGAGTTGGGTTTAAGCTTGTTCCTAGGGGATTCTTTAGTCGCAATCCCAGCATTAATTTACCTGAATCAGTGCCTATGAAAGGCAATAGGCAATAG
- a CDS encoding FAD-binding oxidoreductase has translation MKTYDWIVVGGGITGATLAYELAKTGFSVLLLEQHANPQNATRYSYGGLAYWSGNTPLTRQLCQEAIAYYQILSQELDADIEFRELDLLLTIDAASDPDATAASYTNFAIPPRLISVQAACELEPLLNHQAISGALTVKHGHIHPEKTAQAYIQAFLRIGGEIKISQVLQLLPNGVKTNTATFHSANVVICAGGFSRELLKSAGISIKLYFTHAEIIETLPANVQLRTLVMPANLQRFQLEAQSTRLDRVWDEPGNEPVPPILDAGAIQFQDGSLRLGQTSRVLTDPHANINSKASEKWLRTSVGKVLPALENLPGTWHHCLVAFSSDRLPLIGAIQEFRGVHIFSGFSNPLVIVPPLAKHFASFAAGQEDDIINQVSLNRFI, from the coding sequence ATGAAAACCTACGACTGGATCGTTGTTGGTGGTGGTATTACAGGTGCTACACTCGCCTATGAACTAGCGAAAACAGGTTTTTCGGTGCTGTTGTTAGAGCAACACGCTAACCCCCAAAACGCGACTCGTTATAGTTATGGTGGGCTAGCTTATTGGTCTGGTAATACCCCACTAACTCGCCAATTGTGCCAAGAGGCGATCGCCTATTATCAAATCCTATCTCAAGAGTTAGACGCTGACATTGAGTTTCGGGAATTAGATTTATTACTCACTATTGACGCTGCTAGCGACCCAGATGCCACAGCTGCATCTTATACTAATTTTGCCATTCCACCGCGTTTAATCAGTGTCCAAGCAGCTTGTGAGTTAGAACCGCTGCTAAATCACCAAGCAATTTCTGGTGCTTTAACTGTTAAACATGGCCATATCCACCCAGAAAAAACAGCACAAGCTTATATTCAGGCTTTTCTACGTATTGGCGGTGAAATAAAGATATCTCAAGTCTTGCAGTTACTTCCAAATGGCGTGAAAACAAATACTGCTACCTTCCACAGCGCTAACGTAGTTATTTGCGCGGGTGGATTTAGTCGAGAATTATTAAAATCAGCGGGGATTTCCATCAAGCTGTATTTCACCCACGCAGAAATCATTGAAACTCTACCCGCTAATGTGCAGTTACGTACTTTGGTAATGCCAGCCAATCTGCAGCGATTCCAATTAGAAGCTCAATCTACACGACTTGATCGAGTGTGGGATGAACCAGGAAATGAACCAGTACCGCCAATTTTAGATGCAGGTGCGATTCAGTTTCAAGATGGTAGCTTGCGCTTGGGTCAAACTAGCCGAGTTCTCACAGATCCTCATGCCAATATCAACTCAAAAGCCAGTGAAAAATGGTTACGCACTAGTGTGGGGAAAGTGTTACCAGCTTTGGAGAATTTACCAGGAACTTGGCATCATTGCTTAGTAGCTTTTAGTAGCGATCGCTTACCTTTAATCGGTGCTATTCAAGAATTTAGAGGTGTTCATATTTTCTCCGGTTTCAGTAACCCTCTAGTCATTGTACCGCCATTGGCCAAGCACTTTGCTAGCTTTGCAGCTGGTCAAGAAGACGATATTATCAATCAGGTGTCTCTTAACCGCTTTATCTAG
- a CDS encoding HhoA/HhoB/HtrA family serine endopeptidase — protein MKRILQQPLLYLALLVTGCTATREAREVQQIPSPQSLPITPATTEANYITQVVQRVGSSVVRIDSTRTVKTSSARGLESFFGEQVPNIEQVQRGIGSGFITSNDGIIYTNAHVVADADNVSVVLKDGRRFQGNVVGVDRVTDVAVVKIKATGLPSASLGNSDNLLPGEWAIAIGNPLGLDNTVTHGIVSATQRSTADLGVPTERVDFIQTDAAINPGNSGGPLLNAAGEVIGMNTAIIQGAQGLGFAIPINTARRITAQLIAKGQVDHPYIGVQMAQLSPDIRAKINQSDTGLKINQDTGVIILALVRNSPAARGGLRPGDIIESINGVAIKDIRQVQQLLEATKIGAPWQIIVNRNGRKQAIALTPEALPTKEPT, from the coding sequence ATGAAACGAATTCTCCAGCAACCCCTGCTTTATCTGGCTTTGCTAGTGACTGGATGCACCGCCACCAGAGAAGCTAGAGAAGTTCAACAAATACCATCACCCCAGTCACTACCCATAACACCTGCAACTACTGAGGCTAATTACATAACTCAGGTTGTCCAACGTGTAGGTTCGTCGGTAGTGAGAATCGACTCTACCCGCACTGTTAAAACCTCCTCTGCACGTGGTTTGGAAAGTTTTTTTGGTGAACAGGTGCCCAATATAGAACAAGTGCAACGGGGCATTGGCTCAGGATTTATTACTAGTAACGATGGCATAATATATACTAATGCTCATGTAGTGGCAGATGCAGATAATGTTTCGGTGGTCTTGAAAGATGGTCGCCGGTTTCAAGGTAATGTCGTCGGTGTTGACCGTGTCACTGATGTCGCAGTTGTCAAAATTAAAGCCACAGGACTACCATCAGCTAGTTTGGGAAACTCTGATAATCTGCTACCGGGAGAGTGGGCGATCGCGATCGGTAATCCTTTAGGATTAGATAATACTGTTACCCACGGCATCGTCAGTGCTACTCAGCGTTCAACTGCCGATTTGGGTGTACCTACAGAACGTGTGGACTTTATCCAAACTGATGCGGCGATTAATCCAGGTAACTCTGGCGGCCCCTTACTCAATGCTGCAGGCGAGGTAATTGGCATGAACACCGCTATCATTCAAGGAGCGCAAGGTTTAGGCTTTGCCATTCCCATTAATACTGCTCGCCGAATTACAGCACAACTAATAGCTAAAGGTCAAGTAGATCACCCATATATCGGTGTTCAGATGGCTCAGTTGAGTCCTGATATCCGAGCGAAAATTAACCAAAGCGACACTGGGTTAAAAATTAACCAAGATACAGGCGTAATTATTCTGGCATTAGTTCGCAACTCCCCAGCAGCGCGTGGGGGTTTGCGTCCAGGTGACATCATTGAAAGCATCAACGGTGTAGCAATTAAAGATATCAGACAAGTACAACAACTACTCGAAGCCACCAAGATAGGCGCTCCCTGGCAAATTATTGTAAATCGCAACGGTCGCAAACAAGCGATCGCCCTGACTCCAGAAGCATTACCAACAAAAGAGCCGACATAA
- the ppk1 gene encoding polyphosphate kinase 1 — protein MTKTKKVSKAINFSESQYYFNRELSWLEFNRRVLHESLDIRTPLLERLKFAAIFSSNLDEFFMVRVAIIKEQVAAELSRRTPDGLTPQEQLEAIYQQLRPMVIEQHRYFEKVLCPEMATHGIHLLNYIDTTPEQRSYLQQLFKKQIFPVLTPLAVDPSHPFPLMANLSLNLAVVVKAPDTGEEKFARVKVPNILPRFIPLPQELQIQNGKLNHWTGVSIEQVIAHNLDALFPGMIINEYHLFRLTRDADLEVAEQEADDLLLAIQQELRKRHFGGSVVRLEIQPSMPKSVRQMLIAEMALIESDVYEIDGLLNLKDLMSFMALPLPELKDPGWTGVIPPRLQHFHQKNKVANLSDEEKDIFSVIQQKDLLVHHPYESFSASVEQFIVQAAHDPHVLAIKMTLYRTSGDSEIVSSLIAAAENGKQVAVLVELKARFDEENNITWANKLEKSGVHVVYGLAGLKTHTKIVLVVRQEGDEIRRYVHVGTGNYNPKTAKLYTDVGLLSCREDLGADLTDLFNYLTGYSYQESYRKLLVSPINMRDRIIALIQREIEHSKNGKKGQIIAKMNSLVDPQIIATLYAASQAGVQIDLIVRGVCCLRPGVAEVSENIRIISIIGRFLEHSRIFHFYNDGQSEVYIGSADWMPRNLDRRVEAVIPVEDAEILQNLHNILEIMLADNRQAWEMQSDGSYIQRRPDQNEPERSSQNILMAMTQQLSSK, from the coding sequence ATGACTAAAACGAAGAAAGTTAGCAAAGCGATTAATTTCAGCGAATCGCAGTATTACTTTAATCGAGAACTCAGCTGGTTAGAATTTAATCGGCGAGTTTTACATGAATCATTAGATATCCGTACACCATTATTAGAAAGACTAAAGTTTGCGGCAATTTTTAGTTCTAATCTAGATGAATTTTTCATGGTTCGTGTTGCAATTATCAAAGAACAAGTTGCAGCAGAACTAAGTCGGCGGACTCCTGATGGTCTCACCCCACAAGAACAATTAGAGGCGATATATCAACAGTTACGCCCAATGGTGATTGAGCAGCATCGTTACTTTGAGAAGGTACTGTGTCCAGAAATGGCAACGCATGGTATCCATCTGCTTAATTATATTGACACCACTCCTGAACAACGAAGTTACCTACAACAACTATTTAAAAAACAGATTTTTCCAGTTCTCACCCCTCTAGCAGTTGATCCTAGCCATCCTTTTCCTTTAATGGCGAATCTCAGCCTCAACTTAGCAGTAGTAGTCAAAGCTCCGGATACCGGGGAAGAAAAGTTTGCTAGAGTTAAAGTCCCCAATATTCTGCCTCGCTTTATTCCTTTACCTCAAGAGTTGCAGATTCAGAATGGCAAATTAAATCACTGGACAGGTGTGTCTATAGAACAGGTGATTGCTCACAATTTAGACGCATTATTTCCAGGGATGATTATTAATGAATATCATCTGTTTAGGCTAACTCGTGATGCCGATTTAGAAGTAGCAGAGCAAGAAGCTGATGATTTGCTATTAGCAATTCAGCAGGAGTTACGTAAACGACATTTTGGTGGTTCTGTAGTCAGGTTGGAAATTCAACCATCAATGCCTAAGTCAGTGCGACAGATGCTGATAGCAGAAATGGCACTAATTGAGAGTGATGTTTATGAAATTGACGGACTGCTGAATTTGAAAGATTTAATGTCGTTTATGGCGCTACCTTTACCTGAATTAAAAGATCCAGGTTGGACGGGAGTGATTCCACCTCGCCTGCAGCATTTCCATCAAAAGAATAAAGTTGCCAACTTGAGTGATGAGGAAAAAGATATTTTCTCAGTGATTCAGCAAAAAGATTTATTGGTGCATCATCCTTATGAATCTTTTAGTGCTTCTGTCGAGCAATTTATCGTTCAAGCTGCCCATGATCCTCATGTATTGGCAATTAAGATGACACTCTATCGCACTTCAGGAGATTCTGAGATTGTTAGTTCTTTAATTGCTGCGGCTGAAAATGGTAAACAAGTCGCTGTTTTAGTAGAATTAAAAGCCCGCTTTGATGAAGAAAATAACATTACCTGGGCGAATAAATTAGAAAAGTCTGGTGTCCATGTAGTCTATGGATTGGCGGGGCTAAAGACTCACACAAAAATTGTGTTGGTGGTGCGTCAGGAGGGAGATGAAATCCGTCGCTATGTTCATGTAGGTACGGGAAATTATAATCCGAAAACAGCGAAGTTATATACCGATGTAGGGTTATTGAGTTGTCGAGAAGATTTAGGTGCAGACTTAACTGATTTATTTAATTATTTGACTGGCTATTCTTATCAGGAGTCTTACCGCAAGTTACTTGTCTCACCCATCAACATGCGCGATCGCATTATTGCCCTGATCCAGCGAGAAATTGAACACTCTAAAAACGGTAAGAAGGGTCAGATCATTGCCAAGATGAACTCTTTGGTTGATCCCCAGATTATTGCCACTTTATATGCAGCATCTCAAGCTGGGGTACAAATTGACTTGATTGTGCGGGGTGTCTGTTGTCTGCGCCCTGGAGTTGCCGAAGTGAGCGAAAATATTCGCATCATCAGCATTATCGGTCGTTTTTTAGAACACTCACGGATATTCCATTTCTATAATGACGGGCAAAGTGAAGTATATATCGGTAGTGCCGATTGGATGCCCCGTAATTTAGATCGTCGTGTGGAAGCAGTTATACCAGTCGAAGATGCCGAGATTTTGCAAAACTTACACAATATCCTCGAAATTATGTTGGCAGATAATCGGCAAGCTTGGGAAATGCAGTCAGATGGTTCTTACATCCAGCGTCGCCCTGATCAAAATGAGCCAGAACGCAGTTCCCAAAATATTTTGATGGCAATGACACAGCAATTGTCAAGTAAGTAA
- a CDS encoding CYTH domain-containing protein, with amino-acid sequence MAKEIERKFLVNGDSWREIAEGCVYCQGYISTQKTVTVRIRIAGNQGYLTIKGPSVKYSRSEFEYSIPVQDAQEMIDTLCDRPLIEKTRYRIEFGGLTWEIDEFDGVNQGLIIAEVELSDEEQQIELPTWIGEEVSDDPKYFNSNLVKHPFSQW; translated from the coding sequence ATGGCAAAAGAAATAGAGCGCAAGTTTTTAGTTAACGGAGATAGTTGGAGAGAAATAGCCGAGGGCTGTGTATATTGTCAGGGATATATCTCTACTCAAAAAACAGTTACCGTCCGTATCCGCATTGCAGGAAATCAAGGTTACTTAACAATTAAGGGACCAAGTGTCAAATATTCCCGCTCAGAATTTGAGTACTCTATTCCTGTTCAAGATGCTCAAGAAATGATTGATACATTATGCGATCGCCCTTTAATTGAAAAAACCAGATACAGGATAGAATTCGGTGGTTTGACTTGGGAAATAGATGAGTTTGATGGTGTTAATCAAGGGCTGATAATAGCGGAAGTCGAACTTAGTGATGAAGAACAACAAATTGAACTACCCACCTGGATTGGTGAAGAAGTTTCAGATGATCCGAAGTATTTCAACAGTAATTTAGTGAAACATCCCTTTTCACAATGGTAA